One stretch of Pradoshia sp. D12 DNA includes these proteins:
- a CDS encoding aldehyde dehydrogenase family protein: protein MEALKEMVNVYAPATGELIMQYEEMPASQAGEIMNKSKGAFLSWSQLDIDERLRYLKQLRHTIVNRLDEIAELISKDTGKVKTDALVADIMPALDAISHIEKHAKKTFKAQKVRTPFLLMGHKSSIHYMPRGSVLVISPWNYPFLLAMVPVVSALAGGNTVILKPSEVTPAVGKLIETLFKEAGFPDHVFQVAHGGKELGASLTKQKPDYIFFTGSVGTGRIIQEIAARDLIPTTLELGGKDPMIVFSDADYKRAAKGAVWGAFTNSGQVCMSVERLIIQREALEPFLQELLPIVNQLKQGNGKESDIGSMTSIQQISIVREHIEDALLKGATLLTGDPPSEWNENSMFIKPIVLTNVSEDMLVMQEETFGPVLPILTVETEEEAIRAANHSKYGLNASVWTTNKEKGRLTAKKLLSGAVLINDVLITVANNNLPFGGVKESGIGRYHGDQGLRIFCHEKAVMEDMGLKKSEIQWYPYEGKYEHFHALLTAYFGKRKSMMKVIKEYLKLIKLSK from the coding sequence TTGGAAGCCTTAAAAGAAATGGTAAATGTATATGCTCCTGCAACGGGAGAACTGATTATGCAGTATGAGGAGATGCCGGCTAGTCAAGCTGGTGAAATAATGAATAAATCCAAAGGGGCTTTTCTTTCGTGGTCACAATTAGATATAGACGAACGTTTACGCTATCTAAAGCAGTTGCGGCATACGATTGTGAATAGACTTGATGAAATTGCTGAGCTCATTTCAAAGGATACAGGGAAAGTCAAAACAGATGCATTAGTGGCTGATATCATGCCTGCCCTCGATGCTATTAGTCATATTGAAAAACATGCGAAAAAAACATTTAAGGCACAAAAGGTTCGTACACCTTTTTTGTTAATGGGTCATAAATCGAGTATTCATTATATGCCAAGAGGCTCTGTGCTTGTTATCTCACCATGGAATTATCCATTCCTTTTGGCTATGGTTCCTGTTGTATCCGCGCTTGCAGGCGGTAATACGGTTATTTTGAAACCATCAGAAGTTACTCCGGCAGTGGGTAAGTTAATTGAAACATTGTTTAAAGAAGCTGGATTTCCTGATCATGTTTTTCAAGTAGCCCATGGCGGTAAGGAACTTGGTGCCAGTCTTACGAAGCAAAAGCCTGATTATATCTTTTTTACAGGGTCTGTAGGTACGGGACGTATTATTCAGGAAATAGCAGCACGAGATCTTATCCCAACCACTCTTGAGCTCGGTGGAAAGGATCCAATGATTGTGTTTAGTGATGCTGATTATAAGCGTGCAGCAAAGGGGGCTGTTTGGGGAGCATTTACAAATAGCGGTCAAGTTTGTATGAGTGTAGAGAGATTGATTATCCAAAGAGAGGCGCTTGAGCCATTCTTACAGGAGTTACTTCCAATTGTTAATCAATTAAAGCAAGGAAATGGAAAAGAATCAGATATCGGTTCTATGACCTCAATACAGCAAATATCTATTGTAAGAGAGCATATTGAAGATGCCCTATTAAAAGGCGCCACTCTCCTGACTGGTGATCCGCCTTCTGAATGGAATGAAAATTCCATGTTTATTAAGCCGATTGTTTTAACAAATGTTTCAGAGGATATGCTTGTGATGCAGGAGGAAACATTTGGTCCGGTTCTGCCTATACTGACTGTTGAAACAGAAGAAGAAGCTATACGAGCCGCTAATCATTCCAAATACGGATTAAATGCAAGTGTTTGGACAACAAATAAGGAAAAAGGACGGCTGACAGCTAAGAAGCTTTTGTCAGGTGCTGTGTTAATTAATGATGTTTTAATAACAGTTGCCAATAATAATCTTCCATTTGGCGGAGTTAAAGAAAGCGGAATAGGCAGGTATCATGGGGATCAGGGTCTTCGTATATTTTGTCATGAAAAAGCAGTAATGGAAGATATGGGCCTCAAAAAATCGGAGATTCAGTGGTATCCTTATGAAGGGAAATATGAACATTTCCATGCACTGTTAACAGCCTACTTTGGCAAAAGGAAATCGATGATGAAGGTAATCAAGGAATATCTGAAATTAATAAAACTATCAAAATAA
- a CDS encoding TerC family protein, whose amino-acid sequence MDWAIILEYAWVLLVLIGLEGILAADNAVVMAVMVKHLPKEQQKKALFYGLIGAFVFRIGSLFLISLLVDLWQIQAIGAVYLLYIMINYLVKHYFLKSEDEAVKEKKKSGFWMTVLKVEVADLAFAVDSMLAAVALAVTLPAVGSFNIGGINGGQFIVMFLGGFIGLVIMRFAATQFVVLLNKRPSLETAAFLIVGWVGVKLAVMTLAHPGVGILDHHFPESTTWKIIFWGVLVSIVVIGYLVSGKDLKAKNQIDQEM is encoded by the coding sequence ATGGATTGGGCAATAATTTTAGAGTACGCCTGGGTATTATTGGTGTTAATTGGACTTGAAGGAATTCTTGCAGCCGATAACGCAGTCGTAATGGCTGTAATGGTTAAACATCTTCCGAAGGAACAACAGAAAAAAGCTTTGTTTTATGGACTAATTGGTGCGTTCGTCTTTAGGATCGGTTCCCTGTTCCTGATTTCATTACTTGTAGATTTATGGCAAATACAAGCAATTGGAGCTGTATATTTGCTCTACATTATGATTAATTATTTAGTGAAACACTATTTCTTGAAATCTGAAGATGAAGCGGTCAAGGAAAAAAAGAAATCCGGTTTCTGGATGACTGTTCTAAAGGTCGAGGTAGCAGACTTGGCATTTGCAGTAGATTCCATGCTTGCAGCTGTTGCTTTAGCTGTAACTCTACCGGCGGTAGGGTCGTTTAATATCGGCGGTATCAATGGTGGGCAATTTATTGTTATGTTCCTTGGAGGATTTATTGGATTAGTTATTATGAGGTTTGCTGCAACACAATTTGTTGTACTATTGAACAAGCGACCATCTCTGGAAACAGCTGCTTTTCTAATTGTCGGCTGGGTGGGGGTTAAGCTGGCTGTCATGACATTGGCACATCCAGGTGTTGGAATTCTTGACCATCATTTCCCAGAGTCTACAACTTGGAAAATCATATTCTGGGGTGTCTTAGTATCGATTGTGGTTATTGGATACCTCGTATCAGGTAAAGATTTGAAAGCTAAAAATCAAATTGACCAGGAAATGTAA
- the sigI gene encoding RNA polymerase sigma factor SigI — translation MNIMLGMLFPILRKKQDLTETVLLIQEGDLELRNNLLKKYKPFIKKSVSSVCRRYIRETDDEFSIGLIAFNDAIDKFSPDKGNGLLPFADTVIRRRVIDYIRSQSKKMNELSFEIQHVSEDEYIQSPLDIEKSIENHQRQLNSENLKDEIIRYTELLKIFHITFDQLVKHTPKHVDARNNAIKIAKTIADEPLMLQYVIDKKKLPIKMMEEKVEVSRKTIERNRIYIIAMVLILTGDYLFLKDYLKGVLSN, via the coding sequence GTGAACATAATGCTTGGTATGCTTTTTCCGATTCTGAGAAAAAAGCAGGATTTAACAGAAACCGTACTCTTAATACAAGAAGGGGATCTGGAATTAAGAAATAATTTGCTTAAAAAATACAAACCCTTTATTAAAAAATCTGTTTCATCTGTATGCCGGCGTTATATCCGAGAAACAGATGATGAATTTAGTATTGGTCTAATTGCTTTTAACGATGCAATAGATAAGTTTTCACCTGATAAAGGAAATGGCTTATTGCCATTTGCAGATACGGTAATCCGAAGAAGAGTTATAGATTATATAAGGTCACAATCAAAAAAAATGAATGAACTGTCTTTTGAAATCCAACATGTTTCAGAAGATGAATACATACAAAGTCCATTAGATATAGAAAAATCAATTGAAAACCATCAGAGACAATTAAACTCCGAAAATTTAAAGGATGAGATTATTCGATATACTGAATTATTAAAAATCTTTCATATAACCTTTGACCAATTAGTCAAACATACACCAAAGCATGTGGATGCAAGGAATAATGCCATAAAAATCGCTAAAACAATAGCAGATGAGCCTTTGATGCTTCAATATGTCATAGACAAGAAAAAACTGCCTATCAAAATGATGGAAGAAAAAGTTGAGGTTTCAAGAAAGACAATTGAACGCAACCGCATTTATATAATAGCTATGGTTTTGATTTTAACGGGAGATTATTTGTTCTTAAAGGATTACTTGAAGGGGGTTCTTTCAAATTGA
- a CDS encoding anti-sigma factor domain-containing protein, with translation MKCGIIMQISATEITVLTPEGDFIKLNKERKDYQIGEEVRIDVTNSKPIFSKKNGWKLKILVPALAAAVFLIVCFFPALLTNSKVSAYVSMDVKSSIELGITDELKVVEVKGINEEGKEIIARLKEWKGRDMDDVISEMVTLNRSAGHLKTNSNILFSTVMIEKDNRNFEYSLQKKLTDTQDIPQIDNSVNIEMKKASVNDRQEATDKGISTGTYLEQTNKKTKNQPSTGVKKNDKIKVTEEKSNHKSSSVEKVEIKQQTSNSSDRTQIPNKSAVIQENKQESVEVPKKAGTVTKDAKAIHTTEEKAVKQQHKDNNSKQRPPSKDQPINKEVRKDIIQKERKTNQNKRDTDRNKQQVDKRNKPNKQPYKSRKQDQVDKRDVRKQDQVDKRDVRKPQHQRGKQDERNQNQKRKGMYQ, from the coding sequence TTGAAGTGTGGAATCATTATGCAAATATCAGCAACGGAAATTACTGTATTGACCCCTGAAGGCGATTTCATTAAATTGAATAAAGAACGCAAAGACTATCAAATCGGTGAAGAAGTCAGGATTGATGTTACAAACTCAAAACCAATATTCAGCAAGAAGAATGGATGGAAATTAAAAATACTGGTTCCAGCATTAGCAGCAGCTGTTTTTTTAATAGTTTGTTTCTTTCCTGCGCTTTTAACTAATTCAAAGGTATCAGCTTATGTCAGTATGGATGTTAAATCAAGTATCGAACTTGGTATAACAGACGAACTAAAAGTGGTTGAAGTAAAGGGAATTAACGAAGAAGGGAAAGAAATTATAGCAAGACTTAAGGAATGGAAGGGCAGAGATATGGACGATGTTATCAGTGAAATGGTTACTTTAAATCGCAGTGCCGGGCATCTTAAAACCAATTCCAATATCTTGTTCTCCACCGTAATGATTGAAAAGGATAATCGAAATTTTGAATATTCCTTACAGAAAAAATTAACTGATACTCAGGATATCCCGCAAATTGATAATTCCGTGAACATTGAAATGAAAAAGGCCTCTGTTAATGATAGACAGGAAGCAACAGATAAAGGGATTTCTACGGGTACATACCTAGAGCAAACCAATAAGAAAACCAAGAATCAGCCTTCAACTGGAGTAAAGAAAAATGATAAAATTAAAGTAACAGAAGAAAAAAGCAATCATAAAAGCTCAAGTGTGGAAAAAGTTGAAATAAAACAGCAAACCAGTAACAGTAGTGACCGAACACAAATTCCGAATAAGTCTGCAGTCATTCAGGAAAATAAGCAAGAATCTGTTGAAGTGCCTAAAAAGGCGGGCACCGTTACAAAAGATGCTAAAGCTATACATACTACAGAAGAGAAGGCTGTAAAACAACAACATAAGGATAACAATTCAAAGCAGAGGCCACCCTCTAAAGACCAGCCTATAAACAAAGAGGTAAGAAAGGATATCATCCAGAAAGAAAGGAAAACCAATCAAAATAAAAGAGATACTGACCGAAACAAACAACAAGTAGATAAGCGAAATAAACCAAATAAGCAACCTTATAAAAGTCGGAAACAAGATCAGGTGGACAAGCGAGATGTCCGGAAACAAGATCAGGTGGACAAGCGTGATGTCCGGAAACCGCAGCATCAAAGAGGGAAGCAAGATGAACGTAATCAGAATCAGAAAAGAAAAGGAATGTATCAATAA
- a CDS encoding alpha/beta-type small acid-soluble spore protein: MSSSNKLLVPGVQQMLDQYKYEIAAEFGVTLGSDTVSRANGSVGGEITKQLVKHAQAQMSGKTK; this comes from the coding sequence ATGTCCAGCAGTAATAAATTATTGGTACCAGGTGTACAGCAAATGCTTGATCAATATAAATATGAAATAGCCGCTGAATTCGGCGTTACGTTAGGGTCAGATACGGTCTCACGAGCGAACGGATCAGTAGGAGGAGAAATAACCAAACAGCTCGTTAAACATGCACAAGCGCAAATGAGTGGAAAAACTAAATAA